A part of Bubalus bubalis isolate 160015118507 breed Murrah chromosome 6, NDDB_SH_1, whole genome shotgun sequence genomic DNA contains:
- the LOC102398217 gene encoding olfactory receptor 2A12-like — MQSLGKENHSSVSEFILLGFSSESQVRMALFTFFLILYFITILGNGLIITLIYLDTQLHTPMYFFLSILSLVDMSYVTTTVPQMLVNLVYPRRTISWGACAAQMFIFLILGIAECVLYAIMAYDRYMAICFPLHYTLLMSHPICIKMVTVCWLISIAGALIYTVFTMRLPYCGPHKINHFFCEVPAVLKLACADTSLNDRLDFILGFLLLLIPLSFILVSYVRIFVSILSIRSPQGRLKSFSTCASHITVVTMFYGPAMIMYMRPGSWYDPERDKKLALFYNVVSAFLNPIIYSLRNKDVKRAFLKVLAREGQLSDPGCFRVVQNHGPT; from the coding sequence ATGCAGAGCCTTGGCAAGGAGAACCACAGTTCCGTTTCTGAGTTCATCCTCCTTGGCTTCTCCAGTGAGTCTCAGGTTAGAATGGCTCTGTTCACGTTCTTCCTTATCCTCTACTTTATCACCATTCTAGGCAATGGACTCATCATCACCCTGATCTACTTGGATACACAGCTCCACACACCTATGTACTTCTTTCTCAGCATCCTCTCCCTGGTAGACATGAGCTATGTCACCACCACTGTGCCCCAGATGTTGGTTAATCTGGTATACCCAAGGAGGACCATTTCCTGGGGAGCTTGTGCAGCCCAGATGTTCATCTTCTTGATCCTGGGCATTGCTGAGTGTGTCCTCTATGCCATTATGGCCTATGACAGGTATATGGCCATCTGCTTCCCCCTTCACTATACTCTACTGATGAGTCATCCTATTTGTATCAAGATGGTCACAGTCTGTTGGCTCATTAGCATAGCTGGGGCCCTGATCTATACTGTCTTCACCATGCGTCTGCCTTATTGTGGCCCCCACAAGATAAACCACTTCTTCTGTGAGGTCCCTGCTGTCCTGAAGTTGGCTTGTGCAGACACATCCCTCAATGACCGGTTGGACTTCATCTTGGGTTTCCTCTTGCTTTTGATACCACTTTCCTTCATCCTGGTCTCTTATGTTCGCATCTTTGTCTCCATCTTAAGCATCCGCTCACCCCAGGGGAGACTCAAGTCCTTCTCCACGTGTGCTTCCCACATCACTGTGGTCACCATGTTCTATGGGCCAGCCATGATCATGTACATGAGGCCTGGGTCCTGGTATGACCCAGAGAGGGACAAGAAGCTGGCCCTCTTCTACAATGTTGTCTCTGCCTTCCTCAACCCCATCATCTACAGTCTCCGGAACAAAGATGTAAAGAGGGCCTTTCTGAAAGTGCTGGCCAGAGAGGGACAGCTCAGTGACCCAGGATGTTTCAGAGTTGTCCAGAATCATGGGCCGACTTGA